A part of Lacibacter sp. H407 genomic DNA contains:
- a CDS encoding SDR family NAD(P)-dependent oxidoreductase: MQLSSNEKTRLKNKYGQWAVVTGASSGIGLELATKLAEAGFNLIINARNLEKLKTVERELKSKHPVEIKVVDADVSETAGIDKIIQSTQGLNVGLLITSAGYGTSGLFLTTSLHAEINMLRVNCEAVLSLTHYFSQIFKQQQRGGIVFLSSLVAFQGVPYSANYAASKAYVQSFAEALAVELKPFGIDILAAAPGPVDSGFGQRANMQMGKALQPSVLGVPILKALGRQTNVVPGLLSKILVYSLRTVPRWAKIKIMQKVMGGFTQHQRV; encoded by the coding sequence ATGCAACTTTCATCAAACGAAAAAACCAGATTAAAAAACAAGTACGGTCAATGGGCCGTTGTTACAGGTGCATCATCAGGGATTGGGCTGGAGTTGGCAACGAAATTGGCAGAAGCAGGTTTTAATTTAATTATAAATGCAAGGAATCTTGAGAAACTGAAAACAGTTGAAAGAGAGTTGAAGTCAAAACATCCTGTTGAAATAAAAGTGGTTGATGCAGATGTTTCAGAAACAGCAGGAATTGATAAAATTATCCAGTCAACGCAGGGATTGAATGTTGGCTTGCTGATCACTTCAGCAGGATACGGTACTTCAGGTTTATTCCTTACTACATCACTACATGCAGAAATCAATATGCTGCGAGTAAACTGTGAAGCAGTACTTTCTTTAACTCATTACTTCAGTCAAATATTTAAACAACAGCAAAGAGGTGGCATTGTTTTCTTAAGTTCATTGGTTGCCTTTCAGGGCGTGCCCTACTCCGCAAACTATGCTGCAAGCAAAGCTTATGTACAATCTTTTGCTGAAGCTTTGGCAGTGGAGTTAAAACCATTTGGAATTGATATTTTAGCAGCAGCACCTGGTCCTGTAGACAGTGGATTTGGTCAACGGGCTAATATGCAAATGGGCAAAGCTTTACAACCATCCGTACTTGGCGTTCCAATTCTGAAAGCACTCGGACGACAAACCAATGTAGTTCCCGGGCTTCTTTCAAAAATTTTAGTTTATTCACTACGAACAGTTCCCCGTTGGGCTAAAATTAAGATTATGCAGAAAGTTATGGGAGGCTTTACTCAGCACCAACGGGTATAA
- a CDS encoding RNA polymerase sigma factor: protein MPGTPQHSEQELLRLIASGDEVAFATLFNNYRNKIYSIAYELTESTVLAEEIVQDTFLKIWLRRETLEDVTHFKAYLFTITRNYVFSALKNIARKQNLELKVVQSAPVYHSDTENKLVQKEYDEILKRAVERLPPKQKQVYTLMKEKGYKRHEVAAELQLSEETVKTHLAQAMRAIRAYCLSHIDTLLPLLVLMFMKAR, encoded by the coding sequence TTGCCCGGTACTCCACAACATAGTGAGCAAGAATTGCTGCGACTTATTGCAAGCGGTGATGAAGTTGCGTTTGCCACTTTGTTCAATAATTACCGCAATAAGATTTATTCGATTGCGTACGAGCTGACCGAATCCACAGTTCTTGCAGAGGAAATTGTACAGGATACTTTTTTAAAGATTTGGCTTCGTAGAGAAACACTGGAAGATGTAACCCATTTCAAAGCCTATCTTTTTACCATTACTCGTAATTATGTTTTTTCTGCATTGAAGAATATTGCCCGCAAGCAGAATCTCGAACTTAAAGTTGTGCAGAGTGCACCCGTTTATCATTCAGACACGGAGAACAAGCTTGTCCAAAAGGAATATGACGAGATATTAAAACGTGCAGTAGAAAGGTTGCCTCCAAAGCAAAAACAGGTGTATACACTGATGAAGGAAAAAGGGTATAAGCGTCACGAAGTAGCGGCTGAGCTTCAGCTGTCGGAGGAAACAGTAAAAACACATCTTGCCCAGGCTATGCGGGCTATACGGGCTTACTGTCTTAGTCATATTGATACCTTATTGCCATTGCTTGTTTTGATGTTTATGAAGGCACGGTAG
- a CDS encoding Crp/Fnr family transcriptional regulator — translation MEQIRQVIQQMISISENELNDFLDQTITRTFKKQEIVSRPNAIPNEIFFINKGLIRVIVADNDGTEHTIHFALENQFIADYSCFMQKQPSLYTLQAVEETEVVVLPRSAIEWGYKNLKDGEKMGRLIAEFYFIYQDDRIKNQYARTPKQRYDSITEVFPDIHNRVPQHMIASYLGITAVHLSRLKKNEHQKNKP, via the coding sequence ATGGAACAAATCCGCCAGGTAATACAACAGATGATCAGCATTTCAGAAAATGAGCTAAACGATTTTCTTGATCAAACCATTACCCGAACGTTTAAAAAACAGGAAATTGTCAGCAGACCAAATGCTATCCCAAATGAAATCTTTTTTATCAACAAAGGCCTGATCAGAGTAATTGTAGCCGACAATGATGGAACTGAACACACGATCCATTTTGCCCTGGAAAACCAATTCATCGCCGACTATTCTTGCTTTATGCAAAAGCAACCATCGCTTTACACATTGCAGGCAGTTGAGGAAACAGAAGTTGTTGTATTGCCACGCTCTGCAATTGAGTGGGGTTATAAAAACTTAAAAGACGGTGAGAAAATGGGGCGATTAATCGCTGAATTCTATTTCATTTACCAGGACGATCGAATCAAAAACCAATATGCACGAACGCCAAAACAGCGTTACGACAGCATAACAGAAGTATTCCCTGATATTCACAACCGTGTGCCGCAGCATATGATTGCTTCTTACCTCGGCATCACTGCTGTACATTTGAGCCGCTTGAAAAAAAACGAGCATCAAAAAAACAAACCTTAA
- a CDS encoding FecR domain-containing protein — translation MLPSLEYLLQRYADKNCTEEEKVQLMQLLQQPENDEAVQQLIDKMMQEREPRYAMPDDAAEAVLHTILQTGKAPVISIDDNGNRKRSVWLRVAAAAIITLFLAVGGWLWLNKTPSNDTVKTEEKKSISNDRLPGGNKALLTLDDGSTIVLDSTSNGVVAQQGGATILKTGNGQLAYDIATNESSKVLYNTLSIPRGGQYQLMLPDGSKVWLNSLSSIRYPTTFIGKERRIELSGEAYFEVAKNAAMPFKVSVDGKAEVEVLGTHFNINSYTDEPTVNTTLLEGSVRVTGLETRDSKLIVPGEQVQLKKNGQLSVNKNANIEQVMAWKNGIFNFDGADLPMLLRQLSRWYDIDIVYEGPVPQREFGGKMQRDLNLSQTLRILKTNNVNYRIEKQKLIIMK, via the coding sequence ATGCTCCCATCTCTCGAATATTTACTCCAACGTTATGCGGATAAAAACTGCACTGAAGAAGAAAAGGTGCAACTCATGCAATTGCTTCAACAACCGGAGAATGATGAGGCTGTGCAGCAATTAATAGATAAGATGATGCAGGAACGGGAACCCCGTTATGCCATGCCGGATGATGCCGCCGAAGCAGTATTACATACAATTTTACAAACAGGCAAAGCACCAGTTATTTCAATAGACGATAATGGTAACAGAAAGCGCAGTGTGTGGCTGCGTGTGGCAGCGGCTGCAATAATAACGTTGTTTTTAGCAGTTGGCGGATGGTTGTGGTTAAACAAAACTCCATCTAATGATACAGTAAAAACGGAAGAGAAGAAATCCATTTCAAATGATCGATTGCCCGGCGGCAATAAAGCGCTGTTGACGCTTGATGATGGGAGTACAATTGTGTTGGACAGTACATCCAATGGCGTTGTTGCACAACAAGGCGGAGCGACGATTTTAAAAACCGGCAATGGACAGCTTGCGTATGACATCGCAACGAATGAATCTTCAAAAGTACTTTACAATACACTAAGCATTCCACGTGGAGGGCAGTATCAATTGATGTTGCCGGATGGAAGTAAAGTGTGGTTGAATTCATTGAGTTCTATTCGTTATCCAACAACATTTATCGGCAAAGAACGAAGAATAGAGTTGAGCGGCGAAGCATACTTTGAAGTAGCTAAAAATGCTGCCATGCCTTTTAAAGTAAGTGTGGATGGAAAGGCAGAAGTAGAAGTATTAGGCACACATTTCAATATCAATTCTTATACAGATGAGCCGACTGTTAATACAACATTACTTGAAGGCAGCGTTCGTGTTACAGGACTTGAAACCCGTGACAGCAAGTTAATCGTACCCGGTGAACAGGTACAGTTAAAGAAAAACGGGCAACTCTCTGTAAATAAAAATGCCAACATCGAACAGGTGATGGCATGGAAGAATGGCATTTTCAATTTTGATGGCGCTGATCTGCCAATGCTGTTACGTCAACTTTCCCGTTGGTATGATATCGATATCGTATATGAAGGGCCCGTGCCGCAAAGAGAATTCGGAGGTAAGATGCAACGGGATTTGAACCTGTCGCAAACGCTGAGAATTTTAAAGACTAATAATGTGAATTACAGGATTGAAAAACAAAAACTGATCATTATGAAATAA
- a CDS encoding YciI family protein, producing MTEYLLLFRNASAANNYLATTEDMAEDMPRWQSWIGNIAMQGKLVTTAPILYDASIIKSGGVIKGQPHKEANSVLVSGFLICKAESIEEAEEWSQSCPILKYPESSVEVRPLVPFPTN from the coding sequence ATGACAGAGTATCTGTTATTATTCCGAAATGCAAGCGCAGCAAATAACTACCTCGCTACAACAGAAGACATGGCAGAAGATATGCCCAGGTGGCAATCATGGATCGGCAACATTGCCATGCAGGGAAAATTAGTAACCACTGCTCCTATTCTTTATGATGCGTCAATCATCAAAAGCGGCGGTGTAATAAAAGGCCAACCGCACAAGGAAGCAAACTCCGTTTTAGTTTCAGGCTTTCTGATCTGTAAAGCTGAGAGTATTGAAGAAGCAGAGGAATGGAGCCAATCCTGCCCTATTCTTAAGTATCCGGAAAGCTCTGTTGAGGTAAGACCGCTGGTTCCATTTCCAACCAATTAA
- a CDS encoding TonB-dependent receptor has translation MRLTVIFLTIAFLQVSASGNSQTVNFSGKNVSLKEIFTVIEKQTGHVFFYDVALLREAKPVTIQLKNVSLEEALAAIFKSQPLTWVMENRTITILKKTVQINETSNGNIAGPAPPVNLVNGKVTDEAGTALEGVTVLIKGTGKGVTTNAAGEFAIDIPESETTILVFSFVGRETKEVNTNGKTYLTVQLLNVASVQQEVVVIGYGSQKKIDITAPVSVIKGSEIAKQPSVNPISGLQGKVAGVQITNDGSPGSSPQIRIRGVGSINGGLNPLFVVDGVWTTDIGFLNSSDIESISILKDASAGAIYGNRSANGVVVITTIKGKSGAPTISYTGSAGWQKITNELKMANAYQYATMANEVSMLNGGNELYGPNAIYNPGVSDRNGTNWFHQLFRQALITNHQLSFRGGTENVTYNYSLSYLNQEGIVETQNYQRITAKLQNEFKAASFLKIGYNLFGTMNKSNDVSGDIFRQAYAAPPVVPVRYKDGFYGDPTDYSLNSIANPQVTLDYNNQRSQSFLLVGNTYADIKLPGHFSFRSSFNFELNRGEQRNYVPVYKATTNQLNDISSLYVSRSDTKNWQLENMLFYENTFRKKHYLKVLVAQSARRDNGYWISATARNVPNDYDGQLYLSLGSNSTAYPTVANDGGSLATGSSYFGRVSYGYDGKYLLNLTYRADGSSKYTGDYRWGYFPSVGAAWVISKEKFMQQQQLFNVLKLRASWGINGNENVPGNITTLTASTLGYAVWNGAAYQSRSVISIVPPYLYWEKGVSTDIGVEATLLGSRLSVEFDYYNRDTRDAIFTVPILTSSGLGGGINANQATIRNSGVEVNVGWRSKIGRHINYSITGNYAYNENKVSAVNSGANALFGGYYSNPSQIPLTRTSVGQPIGMFYGYKAVGVFQTITEVQNSAQSKTAIAGDLKFEDQNKDGVIDDNDKIFMGNPNPKHLFGVSIGFNYDNFDLSVDLQGVAGVQIYNANMGKRYGIENFTEEFYAKHWRGPGTSTSYPSANLLHGMNTHPNTFWVEDGSYIRIRNINAGYSFHSLRKWKINNLRVFTAIQNPFNFFRYKGFSPEVTAAGNSPINAGIDAGVYPLSAYYNFGITLTL, from the coding sequence ATGAGATTAACGGTTATTTTTTTGACGATTGCCTTTCTTCAGGTTTCCGCTTCAGGAAATTCTCAAACGGTGAATTTTTCCGGTAAAAATGTTTCCTTAAAGGAGATTTTTACAGTTATTGAAAAACAGACCGGTCATGTGTTTTTTTACGATGTTGCTTTGCTTCGGGAAGCAAAACCGGTAACGATTCAGTTGAAAAATGTTTCGCTTGAAGAAGCACTTGCTGCAATTTTCAAAAGCCAGCCATTAACATGGGTGATGGAAAACAGAACAATCACCATTCTCAAAAAAACAGTGCAGATCAATGAAACCAGCAACGGCAATATTGCCGGGCCGGCACCACCTGTAAATCTTGTCAATGGAAAGGTTACGGACGAAGCCGGTACAGCCTTGGAAGGAGTAACTGTTCTTATCAAAGGAACAGGGAAAGGTGTTACAACAAATGCTGCAGGCGAGTTTGCAATTGATATACCTGAAAGTGAAACCACCATCCTTGTGTTTTCTTTCGTTGGCAGAGAAACAAAGGAAGTGAACACAAATGGTAAAACATATTTAACGGTACAACTTTTAAATGTCGCAAGTGTACAGCAGGAAGTTGTGGTGATAGGATATGGCTCGCAGAAAAAAATTGATATCACGGCACCTGTATCGGTAATTAAAGGATCAGAGATTGCAAAGCAACCTTCAGTAAATCCCATCAGCGGATTGCAAGGCAAGGTTGCGGGTGTGCAAATTACGAATGACGGATCACCGGGATCTTCACCGCAAATACGAATCAGGGGCGTTGGATCTATCAATGGTGGTTTAAATCCATTGTTTGTTGTTGATGGTGTATGGACAACTGATATCGGTTTCTTAAACTCTTCAGATATTGAAAGTATCAGCATTTTAAAAGATGCATCTGCTGGTGCGATCTACGGTAACCGATCTGCCAACGGTGTAGTGGTGATTACAACTATTAAAGGAAAATCGGGTGCGCCAACCATCAGTTACACAGGTAGTGCAGGATGGCAAAAAATCACCAATGAACTGAAGATGGCCAATGCCTATCAGTATGCTACAATGGCGAATGAAGTAAGTATGCTGAATGGCGGCAATGAACTCTATGGACCTAACGCAATTTATAATCCCGGTGTAAGTGATCGCAATGGTACAAATTGGTTTCATCAATTATTCAGACAGGCGCTCATAACTAATCATCAACTTTCGTTCAGAGGCGGTACTGAGAATGTGACCTATAATTATTCACTTTCTTATTTGAATCAGGAAGGAATAGTAGAAACGCAAAACTATCAACGCATTACCGCAAAACTGCAAAATGAATTTAAAGCTGCTTCTTTTCTGAAGATTGGATACAATTTATTCGGAACAATGAATAAATCAAATGACGTTAGTGGAGATATATTCCGACAAGCATACGCTGCCCCACCTGTGGTTCCCGTGAGATACAAAGATGGATTTTATGGAGATCCCACCGATTATTCGCTGAACTCCATTGCAAATCCGCAGGTAACGCTTGATTACAATAACCAGCGTTCACAAAGTTTTTTACTTGTTGGAAACACCTATGCCGATATTAAATTACCCGGACATTTCAGTTTCAGAAGCAGTTTCAATTTTGAATTGAACAGAGGGGAGCAGCGTAATTATGTTCCGGTGTATAAAGCAACCACCAATCAATTGAATGATATCTCATCGTTGTATGTATCAAGATCTGATACGAAGAACTGGCAATTGGAAAACATGCTTTTTTATGAGAACACATTCCGTAAAAAGCATTACCTGAAAGTATTGGTTGCACAATCGGCCAGAAGAGATAACGGGTACTGGATTTCGGCCACCGCCAGAAATGTACCGAATGACTATGATGGACAACTGTATTTGAGTTTGGGATCAAACTCCACTGCATATCCAACCGTTGCAAATGACGGAGGTTCACTTGCAACCGGATCATCTTATTTCGGAAGAGTGAGTTATGGGTATGATGGTAAGTATCTGTTGAATCTTACATACCGTGCTGATGGTTCGTCAAAATATACGGGTGACTACCGTTGGGGATATTTTCCTTCTGTTGGAGCTGCATGGGTCATCAGCAAAGAAAAGTTCATGCAACAACAACAATTGTTCAATGTCTTGAAATTGCGGGCAAGCTGGGGTATTAACGGCAATGAAAATGTGCCGGGAAATATTACAACCCTCACTGCATCTACACTTGGTTATGCGGTGTGGAACGGAGCAGCGTATCAATCAAGAAGTGTAATATCGATTGTGCCTCCTTACCTGTATTGGGAAAAAGGTGTAAGCACAGATATTGGTGTAGAAGCAACGTTGTTGGGTTCGAGATTATCAGTTGAGTTTGATTACTACAACCGTGATACTCGTGATGCAATCTTTACGGTTCCTATTTTAACATCTAGCGGATTAGGTGGAGGTATTAATGCGAACCAGGCAACGATCAGAAACAGTGGTGTTGAAGTAAATGTGGGATGGAGATCCAAGATCGGCAGACATATCAATTATTCAATCACAGGGAACTATGCTTATAATGAAAATAAAGTAAGTGCAGTAAACTCCGGAGCGAATGCTTTGTTTGGTGGCTATTACAGCAATCCATCGCAAATTCCACTTACAAGAACAAGTGTAGGTCAGCCCATTGGTATGTTCTACGGCTATAAAGCAGTAGGTGTATTTCAAACAATTACGGAAGTGCAAAATTCAGCACAAAGTAAAACCGCTATTGCAGGCGATTTAAAATTCGAAGATCAAAATAAGGATGGCGTAATTGATGATAACGATAAAATTTTCATGGGTAATCCAAATCCAAAACATTTGTTTGGTGTAAGTATTGGATTCAATTACGACAATTTTGATCTCTCTGTAGATCTGCAGGGAGTAGCTGGTGTGCAGATTTATAATGCCAATATGGGGAAGAGATATGGGATTGAAAACTTCACCGAAGAATTCTATGCAAAGCATTGGCGTGGTCCGGGTACATCAACAAGCTATCCATCTGCTAATTTATTGCACGGCATGAATACGCATCCCAATACGTTTTGGGTGGAAGATGGCAGTTACATACGCATCCGCAATATCAACGCCGGCTATAGTTTTCATTCATTGCGAAAGTGGAAGATCAATAACCTGCGGGTATTCACAGCCATACAAAATCCATTTAACTTTTTCAGGTATAAAGGATTTTCTCCAGAGGTAACTGCGGCAGGAAATAGCCCAATCAATGCAGGAATTGATGCGGGTGTGTATCCGCTATCGGCCTATTACAATTTTGGTATTACGTTGACACTTTAA
- a CDS encoding helix-turn-helix domain-containing protein, with the protein MKKTIPTYNINNLSGETVTSTDVFFTEHQVANPGSSINVPYRSNYYGIGLCVAGKATLKANLETYTVEKNCIVSMSPPVIKQWMNMSADYKTLAVFFTRDFFLKHNSTRNYPESFSFFEPNAKHVSTFNHDQTVIVKTLLNNIRLKLAEQHPYKNEITRNLVEVLLFEIAAVYNKENFSSTYKKTRSEQLTFEFKESVCLHFASERSVQFYADKLFVTPKHLTEVIKEQTGKSAKEWIDELVILEAKVLLQNPSLTIANIADSLTFTDQAVFGKFFKNLTGSSPLAYRQSL; encoded by the coding sequence ATGAAGAAAACGATACCTACTTATAATATTAATAACCTTTCAGGCGAGACTGTAACAAGTACTGACGTCTTTTTCACAGAACATCAGGTTGCCAATCCTGGCTCATCTATAAACGTTCCCTACCGCAGTAATTACTATGGCATTGGATTGTGTGTTGCCGGAAAAGCTACATTAAAAGCGAACCTCGAAACCTATACGGTAGAAAAAAACTGCATTGTCAGCATGTCGCCCCCTGTGATAAAGCAATGGATGAACATGTCTGCTGATTATAAAACGTTGGCTGTTTTTTTTACAAGAGATTTCTTTTTGAAACATAACTCTACCCGAAATTACCCCGAGAGCTTCTCTTTTTTTGAGCCAAACGCAAAACATGTTTCAACCTTCAATCACGATCAGACTGTAATTGTAAAAACATTACTAAACAATATACGTCTCAAATTAGCGGAGCAGCATCCTTACAAAAATGAAATCACCAGAAATCTTGTTGAAGTTTTACTCTTTGAAATTGCCGCAGTGTACAACAAAGAAAACTTCAGCTCAACTTATAAAAAAACCAGAAGTGAACAACTCACTTTTGAATTCAAGGAATCAGTTTGTCTCCACTTTGCCAGTGAACGAAGTGTACAATTTTATGCCGACAAACTTTTTGTAACACCTAAACACTTAACAGAAGTGATAAAAGAACAAACAGGAAAATCAGCTAAGGAATGGATTGATGAGCTGGTGATTCTTGAGGCCAAAGTTCTGTTACAAAATCCTTCGTTAACCATTGCCAATATTGCAGACAGCTTAACATTTACCGACCAGGCTGTATTTGGTAAATTCTTTAAAAATTTAACCGGATCATCTCCACTGGCATACAGGCAGAGCCTGTAA
- a CDS encoding SRPBCC family protein, whose protein sequence is MKNVNRNAPVKCSRSISINADSKKVWDILTDINNWATWQSEIKNPKLNGELKPATTFDWKTGGAKIHSTLHTVISEKEFGWTGKTFGMVAIHNWVLSVKGSRTIVSVDESMEGFLASLFKKAFNRNLEKAMLYWLEQLKKEAEKKV, encoded by the coding sequence ATGAAAAATGTAAACAGGAATGCACCGGTAAAGTGCAGCAGATCCATCAGCATCAATGCAGACAGTAAAAAAGTATGGGATATTTTAACCGATATTAATAACTGGGCAACCTGGCAAAGCGAAATCAAAAATCCGAAACTCAATGGCGAATTAAAACCCGCAACCACATTTGACTGGAAAACCGGAGGTGCTAAAATTCATTCTACTCTGCATACAGTTATTTCTGAAAAAGAATTTGGCTGGACAGGTAAAACGTTTGGTATGGTTGCAATTCACAACTGGGTACTTAGTGTTAAAGGTAGCAGAACAATAGTGTCTGTAGATGAAAGTATGGAAGGGTTCTTAGCATCGCTTTTCAAAAAAGCATTTAACAGAAATCTGGAGAAGGCAATGTTATATTGGCTTGAGCAGTTAAAAAAAGAGGCAGAAAAGAAAGTATAA
- a CDS encoding Crp/Fnr family transcriptional regulator, with amino-acid sequence MVNLAKLSGNVMTELEKYIQTYFGVSTDDITAISAFFQPESIAKGDYFLKTGRQCDRLGFVQSGIIREFVFVEDKEVTKWISTKGYFVVDLSGFIFNQPARWNIQALTDCELYVIENSDYQKIAQVIPRWAELEKLFIAKCFTVLEDRIVTHLSLTAEERYHQLFNFNKELFNQVPLQYLASMLGMTAETFSRIRKKHSKKSS; translated from the coding sequence ATGGTTAACTTAGCCAAATTATCAGGCAATGTAATGACTGAATTAGAAAAATACATACAAACTTATTTTGGCGTAAGCACTGATGACATAACCGCCATCAGTGCTTTCTTTCAGCCCGAATCAATTGCTAAAGGAGACTACTTTCTTAAAACCGGCCGACAATGCGATCGATTAGGCTTTGTACAATCCGGTATCATACGGGAATTTGTTTTTGTTGAAGACAAGGAAGTTACCAAATGGATTTCCACCAAAGGATATTTCGTAGTAGATCTGTCTGGTTTTATTTTCAATCAACCGGCCCGTTGGAATATTCAGGCTTTAACAGATTGTGAATTATATGTAATTGAAAACTCCGACTATCAAAAAATTGCACAGGTAATTCCCCGCTGGGCTGAGTTAGAAAAACTCTTTATTGCAAAATGCTTTACTGTTTTAGAAGACAGAATTGTAACCCACCTTTCACTTACAGCCGAGGAACGCTATCATCAACTATTCAATTTTAATAAGGAATTGTTTAATCAGGTTCCCTTACAATATCTTGCTTCAATGCTTGGCATGACGGCAGAAACCTTCAGCCGAATCAGGAAGAAACATTCAAAAAAAAGTTCTTGA
- a CDS encoding Crp/Fnr family transcriptional regulator: protein MIEALKQHIVKRLGNDVENLELVLSKFKIIETKRNEQLLKTGEVCRYVYFIAQGCLQLYVHDEEMNETTRDIVIEDNWCSELISFSSGQPATENIRAVEPSCLLAISREGFQEMMQTVPQFDKVYKQILESSYANSVYRINTFVSLSALERIKWLMQNRPALMTRISSKLIASYLGINKDVYSRLKAKL, encoded by the coding sequence ATGATTGAAGCATTAAAACAACATATCGTAAAACGGCTTGGAAATGATGTAGAGAATCTGGAACTGGTGTTAAGTAAGTTTAAGATCATTGAAACAAAAAGAAATGAGCAATTGCTTAAAACCGGTGAAGTATGCAGGTATGTTTATTTTATTGCCCAAGGTTGTCTGCAGTTGTATGTTCATGATGAAGAAATGAACGAAACTACCCGTGATATTGTGATTGAAGATAACTGGTGCAGCGAATTGATCAGCTTTAGCAGCGGTCAACCGGCAACAGAAAATATCCGGGCTGTAGAACCATCCTGTCTTCTGGCAATAAGCAGAGAAGGTTTTCAGGAAATGATGCAGACGGTTCCGCAATTTGATAAAGTATATAAGCAAATCCTGGAATCCTCGTACGCCAACTCCGTCTACCGAATTAATACATTTGTTTCACTTTCTGCATTGGAACGCATCAAATGGCTCATGCAAAACCGGCCTGCTTTAATGACAAGAATCTCCAGCAAACTCATTGCGTCTTACCTCGGCATCAACAAAGATGTTTACAGCAGGCTGAAAGCAAAATTGTAA